GGCGCTTGGCTTGTTATGCGCGCTGGGCATCGCCTATCTGATCAATCACAGCGGTTTGTCGTGGACGCCGCCCGGCTATTCGTATGCCTATTTGATCATGGTGCGTGTCTGGCAAGATCCGGCCTTGTTGGCCGGCAGTGTGATCGGTTTGGTATCGGTGACCGTGATTTCAGCTTGGTGGCCGGCTAACCGCGCCTCCAAAATGTTGATTGTCGATGCATTGCGCCACGTTTAAAGAAAATACTGTATTTTTCATAAGGAAATCGCATGTCTGTCAAAACCCATTTCGGCGTGTTTGCGCTGGCTTTCTCACTGTGTTCGCTGGCGCTGGCGCTGGAGCCGCAAGCGATTCTGGCGGCCAGTGATGTGGTGCGCAATCCCGATTATCCTTTCGGTTTGACCAATACCCTGGTCGAGTACCGCAATGGCAAACAAACCGATACCAGTACGCTGAGCATTTACTCCAAGGCCGATGACAAGAGCGGTCAATTTCGCAGCCTGATACGCTATGTGGCACCGGCGCGCGACGCCAATAAATTGATACTTTTCAGCGGTAAGGATTTATGGTTCTACGATCCAGGCAGCAAAGCCAGCATCCGCATGTCGCCGCAGCAGCGCTTGCTCGGTCAGGCGTCCAATGGCGATGTGGTGACGGTGAATTTGGCCAAAGATTATCAGGCCGTCAGTGCCGTCGACGAGGACACGCAAGATGGCGATCGCCAGACCAAGCAGTCTTACCGTCTCATGCTCAATGCTGCGACAGCGGACGCCACCTACCATCATATCGAGATGTGGATAGAGCGCGCCAATAATCATCCGGTCAAGGCACGGTTTTACACCGACAGTGGTAAGCTGCTTAAGAGTGCCTATTACCGACGCTACGAAAAACAGTTGGGCATCGACCGACCGACTGAAACGGTGATCATCGATGGCCTCGATCCGACTTGGGTGACGGTGATGCGGTATTCGAACTTGGTCAAGCGTGAGGTGCCGGAGTTATGGTTGCAGCGCGATTATCTGCCGCGCTTCAAGCCGGAATGAGCCGCGCGCTCACACTGCTGCGGCGTAGTGGCATAGCGCTGCTGTGCTTGAGCGGTGCTGCCATGGCCCAGCAAGATCCTGATCTCGACGCCTTGCTGCTGGCCGATCAAATGCTCGCGCCGGTCGAGCAGGCCAGTAATGTGCGCTGGTTTGCCGAAGCAGCCGGCGGCGCGGCGACGCGACGCAGCGATGGCAGCACGACATCGAACCAAAGGCTGTCATTCGCGCTGCAATATGATGGTAACTTTGCGCCGGGCTGGCGCGCGGTGTTGTCTGATCGTCTGGACGTTAATTGGCCATCTTTGATTGCGCAGCAGCCCGCCATCAATACCATCAAAGAAGCGTATGTGAGTTGGCAAGCGCAGAGTGACCGCTTGTTCGATGTCGGCCGCATCAATGTCCGCAATGGCGTGGCACTCGGGTATAACCCGAATGATTATTTTAAAACCGCCTCGCTGCGTTCGGTCGTGTCGTCGGACCCGGCCAGTTTGAAAGAAAATCGTCAGGGCAGTGTCATGCTGCGCGCGCAAAAATTGTGGAGCGGCGGTTCGAGCAGCCTGGTGTTTTCACCTGGCCTCAGCCGCAGTCCGAATGCGGCGCAATTCAATCCTGATGTCGGTGCCACCAATGCCGAAAATCGCTGGCTGCTCAGTGTCAGTCAGACCATTACCGAGGGTTGGCAGCCGCAGCTGTTATTGTATAAAAATGCCGGTCAAGCCGTGCAGCTGGGCTTGAATCTGACCAGCTTGGTCGACGATGCGACGGTACTGTTTGTCGAGTGGTCGGGCGGGCAAGCACGCTCATCGATGGCGCAAGCGCTGCTGGCTCAGGGCCGCAACGTGGCCGACGATACGCGCTGGCGTAACCGGCTCGCCAGCGGGGCGACTTACACCACGACGAATAAAATCTCGTTGACGGCGGAATTCGATTACAACGGTGCCGCGCTCGACGATGCGCAGTGGAATGCAGCGGCCCATGCGCCGCTCGGCGTGTACGCAGCCTATCGTGGCTATTTGCAAACCGTGCAGGAAGCGCCGACCAAGCGCGCCGTATTTGTGTATGCCAGTTGGCAGGATGCGCTGATCAATCATCTTGATATCTCGGCCATGCAGCGTTACGACATGGCCGATGCCAGCCGCTTGCAATGGTTGGAGGCGCGTTATCATTTGAAGCAAGTGGAATTTGCTTTGCAATGGCAGCGCAACAGTGGCCGCGCACTCAGTAATTACGGTGCGGCGCTGCAGAGCCAGAATTGGGCAGTGTTGGCGCGGTATTATTTTTAATCATCAAAAATCTGATCAGGGTTTGAAACCCCGGGCTTCAGAGGCTGTCGCAAAAAGGTTTTCAGTCGGTATCATTACTTCAACTGGCAAACATGTCATTCCCCCGTGCGCTCGCTTCGTCATTCCTTGCGTAGGCGGGAATCCAGTGGCACGACAGTGCCTTCAGGGTGGGAACGTCGATCAAGGACACTTTTTTTCTGTGAAATGAACACGTCTTGCTGCGCCTGAGCGGCACAGATATAAAAGGCGCGTACGCGCCACTGGATTGCCGCCTGCGCGGCAATGACGAATTGGGCGGCTGGGTGGAGACAAACCCCTTACAGGGTCTGTTCCATCGTCGCTTGCGACGATCCATTAACTTGTTGAAATCTCACGGTTTACCGGCTTGACTATCGAGCGCGTTTTCTTTTCGGCATTCCATAAGTCATATTGCATTTGTAGACGTAGCCATACTTCGGCACTGCCACCCAGCCATTGCGCCAGGCGTATTGCCATATCTGCGCTGATCGCAGAACGACCATTGATCATTCTGGATAAGGCGACACGTGATACACCCAACTGGGTGGCCGCATCGGTCACTGTCAAACCCAATTCGGGCAATACATCGTCGCGCAATGTCTGACCGGGATGGGGTGGCTTAAACATTTTAGCCATAAAAATTGTTCCTAATGATAATCTTGGTAATTGACAATGTCAGCATCTTTACCGTTGAAACAAAATGTCAAACGCCAATGTCCATTGACTGATACCGACCAATGAGCCCGTAAATTGCCAGTCATTGATGTAAGCGCCAACCTGGGATATCCATTTCTTGTGGCGCTTGAGCTACGTTTAATAGCGCCAATTGACGCGCCAATTTGGCTGCGTGACTGGCTTGAATTCCTACTTTACTGCCAGTTAAAAAGAACTTTTCCAGTCCTTTATGTGCAAAATTAAGGATCATTTTTCTGTATCTTATAACGTTACGCGATACAATTCAATAATAATAATGATGTCATTGCTCGTCGAACTGCTTGTAGTTGGGTTCACGTAATGTGAACCATTTTTGAAATCCATGCATTGATTTTTCTCATTCCAGACTAGTCCTTTTGACCTATCAACACTTCCGTTTGCCGTCGCTGTTACCACCATCGGACGAATTCCCAAATCTGCACGACTTCCCTAAGCTGAGCCAGTTAAATCAGTTTTCAGGAGTTGATCATGAAGAGCGAACGCCAAGCGGTTTCCGTGCTGGCCTCCAGCACCCTTGCTTTTACCGTTTGTTTCACTATCTGGATGATGTTCGGCGTGATCGGTATTCCGATCAAGGCGGCTTTGCATCTGAATGAAACCGAATTCGGTTTGCTCACCGCCATGCCGGTGTTGACCGGTTCCTTGATCCGCGTGCCGCTGGGAATCTGGACCGACCGTTACGGTGGCCGCATCGTCTTGTTCATTTTGATGCTCACTACCGTGTTGCCGATTTATTTGATCAGTTACGCCAGCGCGTATTGGCATTTCTTGGTCTTGGGATTGCTGATCGGTTTGGCCGGTGGTTCGTTTTCAGTTGGTACCCCGTATGTGGCACGCTGGTTTAAAAAAGAGCGTCAGGGTTTGGCCATGGGGATTTTCGGTGCCGGCAATTCCGGTGCCGCCGTCAATAAATTCATCGCGCCGGTACTGATCGCTGCTGCCGGTTGGACTCTGGTGCCGAAAGTGTATGCCGGTTTGATGTTGGCGGCTGCTTTGATCTTTTGGCTGGGTTCGGCCACCGATCCGCACCATCAAGTCGAATCGAAGCAAAGCTGGCGCGCGCAATTGGGCATGCTCAAAGATCCCAAGGTTTGGCGTTATTGTCAGTATTACTCGGTGGTGTTCGGTGGCTATGTCGGTTTGAGCCTGTGGATGGTCAAATATTATGTCAGCGAATATGGTTTCGATATTCGCAGCGCGGCCTTGTTGGCGGCCTGCTTTTCTTTGCCGGGCGGAGTTTTGCGCGCCTTCGGCGGTTGGTTAGCCGACAAATACGGTGCGTATAAGGTGACCTGGGCGGTGATGTGGGTGTGTTGGGTGGCGTTTTTTCTGTTGTCCTATCCGCAGACCGATTTTTCCATCGCTACCGTCACTGGTTTGCGCAGTTTTCATCTTGGTCTTAGCCCGCTGTGGTTCACCGTTATTCTGTTCGTGGTCGGGATTGCCATGGCGGTCGGCAAGGCCTCGGTATTCAAATTTATTTCCGATGAATACAGCGGCAATATCGGCGCGGTGTCGGGAGTGGTCGGTTTGGCCGGCGGCTTGGGCGGCTTCATTTTGCCGATATTGTTCGGCGCGTTGCTCGATCTGTCTGGCGTGCGCAGTTCCTGTTTCATGATGTTGTATGGAGCGGTGTGCGTTTCGCTGGTGGCGATGCATTTTCAGTTTCGTAACGAAGCCAATAAATTACCGAAGGAGTGAATGATGAGCCATATTTTGAATCGCTGGGAGCCGGAAGACGCCGAGTTTTGGCAGCGCGAAGGGAGTGCGATTGCCACGCGTAATTTGTGGATTTCGATTCCCAGTTTGATGCTGGCGTTTGCGGTCTGGATGTTGTGGAGTGTGGTAGCGGCCAATTTGGATAAGGCTGGCTTTCATTTCAGTAAAGATCAGTTGTTCTTTCTGACGGCCTTGCCGGCTTTGTCGGGTGCGACCCTGCGCATTTTTTATTCGTTTCTGGTGCCGCTGTTCGGTGGTCGTAAATGGACGGCGATTTCCACTGCCAGTTTGTTAATTCCGGCGCTAGGTATGGGGTTTGCCTTGCAAGACAGTAGTACCAGTTATTCGACCTTGTTAATTCTGGCGCTGCTGTGCGGTTTGGGTGGGGGTAACTTCAGTTCCAGCATGGCCAATATCAGTTTTTTCTTTCCCAAAGCGCGCAAAGGTTATGCCACGGGCATGAATGCCGGTGTCGGTAATCTTGGCGTTTCCGTAGTGCAGTTCGTTACGCCTTTGGTGATTTCTTCGGCGCTGTTCGGTGCCGCCATCAGTGGTGATGCACACGTGTTTCATAACGCGAAAACCGGCGCAGATCAATTGTTTTGGCTCGGTAATGCCGGCTTCATTTGGGTGCCATTCATCATCGCTGCCACGCTGGCAGCCTGGTTCGGTATGAACGATATCGCTTCGGCTAAGGCAAGCTTTGCCGATCAAGCAGTGATTTTCAAGCGTAAACATAATTGGTTGATGTGTTGGCTGTACATCGGCACCTTCGGTTCTTTCATCGGTTTTTCGGCCGGGTTTGCGATGCTGATCAAGGCCCAGTTCCCTGAAGTGGAAGTGGCGCGCTTTGCTTTTCTCGGTCCCTTGGCCGGTGCCTTGGCGCGTCCATTCGGTGGCATGATCGCCGATAAAATCGGTGGCGCACGCTTGACGTTTTGGGTTTTTGCCGCCATGTCTGGCACCATTTTGCTCGGAATTTTACCGGCTTTGCATGCCCATCAATTCATGTCGTTTCTGATTTCTTTCATTGTCATGTTTGTGCTCACCGGCTTGGGTAACGGTTCCACATTTTGCATGATACCGCTGATTTTTCAAACTGAACGCGAACGTGCCGCGGCGGGCGGCGGCGCGGCGGCGCTGAAACAGGCACGTTTGGATGCGGCGCGGGAAGCGGCCGCGGTGCTCGGTTTTTCCGGTGCACTCGGGGCCTATGGCGGCTTCTTTATTCCACAAAGTTTCGGCACCTCGATCAAATTGACCGGGGGCCCCGATGCCGCCTTATACCTGTTCATCGGTTTTTATATCAGTTGCATGCTCATCACTTGGTGGAATTATTCGCGCCGTGGTGCAGCCATGCCGTGTTGATCGCTCAGGCGCCTAGTTCTTTTGAACTAGCCATCCTAGTGCCAATGCGGCCAGTGCACTGGCGCTCTGAAGAATGG
The sequence above is drawn from the Undibacterium sp. CCC3.4 genome and encodes:
- a CDS encoding outer membrane lipoprotein-sorting protein, with protein sequence MSVKTHFGVFALAFSLCSLALALEPQAILAASDVVRNPDYPFGLTNTLVEYRNGKQTDTSTLSIYSKADDKSGQFRSLIRYVAPARDANKLILFSGKDLWFYDPGSKASIRMSPQQRLLGQASNGDVVTVNLAKDYQAVSAVDEDTQDGDRQTKQSYRLMLNAATADATYHHIEMWIERANNHPVKARFYTDSGKLLKSAYYRRYEKQLGIDRPTETVIIDGLDPTWVTVMRYSNLVKREVPELWLQRDYLPRFKPE
- a CDS encoding HigA family addiction module antitoxin gives rise to the protein MAKMFKPPHPGQTLRDDVLPELGLTVTDAATQLGVSRVALSRMINGRSAISADMAIRLAQWLGGSAEVWLRLQMQYDLWNAEKKTRSIVKPVNREISTS
- a CDS encoding nitrate/nitrite transporter; this translates as MKSERQAVSVLASSTLAFTVCFTIWMMFGVIGIPIKAALHLNETEFGLLTAMPVLTGSLIRVPLGIWTDRYGGRIVLFILMLTTVLPIYLISYASAYWHFLVLGLLIGLAGGSFSVGTPYVARWFKKERQGLAMGIFGAGNSGAAVNKFIAPVLIAAAGWTLVPKVYAGLMLAAALIFWLGSATDPHHQVESKQSWRAQLGMLKDPKVWRYCQYYSVVFGGYVGLSLWMVKYYVSEYGFDIRSAALLAACFSLPGGVLRAFGGWLADKYGAYKVTWAVMWVCWVAFFLLSYPQTDFSIATVTGLRSFHLGLSPLWFTVILFVVGIAMAVGKASVFKFISDEYSGNIGAVSGVVGLAGGLGGFILPILFGALLDLSGVRSSCFMMLYGAVCVSLVAMHFQFRNEANKLPKE
- a CDS encoding NarK family nitrate/nitrite MFS transporter, which gives rise to MMSHILNRWEPEDAEFWQREGSAIATRNLWISIPSLMLAFAVWMLWSVVAANLDKAGFHFSKDQLFFLTALPALSGATLRIFYSFLVPLFGGRKWTAISTASLLIPALGMGFALQDSSTSYSTLLILALLCGLGGGNFSSSMANISFFFPKARKGYATGMNAGVGNLGVSVVQFVTPLVISSALFGAAISGDAHVFHNAKTGADQLFWLGNAGFIWVPFIIAATLAAWFGMNDIASAKASFADQAVIFKRKHNWLMCWLYIGTFGSFIGFSAGFAMLIKAQFPEVEVARFAFLGPLAGALARPFGGMIADKIGGARLTFWVFAAMSGTILLGILPALHAHQFMSFLISFIVMFVLTGLGNGSTFCMIPLIFQTERERAAAGGGAAALKQARLDAAREAAAVLGFSGALGAYGGFFIPQSFGTSIKLTGGPDAALYLFIGFYISCMLITWWNYSRRGAAMPC